The proteins below are encoded in one region of Synechococcus sp. MU1643:
- a CDS encoding DUF2232 domain-containing protein translates to MTDATPRLSRQQALRLVEGAYLAAATGLIWLALYYLPVGGALFRLALPLPLILLQLRRGSRSGAEGLLLSVLLLTALMGPLRGPLLLFPYGLLSLWLGWSWCRGVSWWLSWSGGIVLGTAGFLVRVLVLSLLLGENLWVVITRAGSALLDRLIAALHLPITPDLTQVQLMALLLVVVQEVIYVLSLHALAYWIFPRLKSPIPEPPKLLHGLIALDPL, encoded by the coding sequence ATGACCGACGCGACGCCCCGGTTGAGCCGCCAGCAGGCTCTGAGGCTGGTTGAGGGGGCGTATCTCGCTGCCGCGACGGGGCTGATCTGGTTAGCCCTCTACTACTTACCGGTGGGTGGTGCGCTTTTCCGTCTGGCCCTTCCCCTTCCCCTGATCCTGCTGCAGTTACGGCGCGGCAGCCGTTCCGGCGCCGAGGGCCTGCTGCTCTCTGTGCTTCTGCTCACGGCCTTGATGGGTCCTTTGCGTGGGCCGCTGCTGCTGTTTCCCTACGGGCTTTTGTCGCTGTGGCTGGGCTGGAGCTGGTGCCGGGGGGTCAGCTGGTGGCTGAGCTGGTCGGGGGGCATCGTTCTTGGAACAGCAGGTTTTTTGGTCCGAGTTCTCGTGCTCTCGTTGCTGCTGGGAGAAAACCTCTGGGTGGTGATCACCCGGGCTGGCTCCGCTCTGCTCGACCGCTTGATTGCGGCGCTTCATCTGCCGATCACACCGGATCTCACCCAGGTGCAGTTGATGGCGCTGCTGTTGGTGGTGGTTCAGGAGGTCATCTACGTCCTGTCCCTTCATGCTCTGGCGTACTGGATCTTTCCCCGCCTGAAATCACCGATTCCGGAGCCCCCGAAGCTGCTGCATGGACTCATTGCCCTCGATCCCCTCTGA
- a CDS encoding nicotinate-nucleotide--dimethylbenzimidazole phosphoribosyltransferase codes for MDSLPSIPSEASVLPEGCKQLGGLGASALDAAVLRPWTSTEQPLDLLLVLAATRTAEHEGISAAGSTVASRRYTALADAEILIRGPAEQRRWPLPPLPAGVSPALLSYVAARRLKLTPQVAALGLAQKPDFPHLDIEPLDQGPSACLSTGAAMPLLRVQHLWRQGELLGQRLQRPLVVAECVPGGTTTAQAVLTALGVEVAHLISGSALHPPQQLKQELVTRGLQRASLGAHPSAEQILAAVGDPFQAFTAGVLVGAVSAGQPLLLGGGCQMLAVLALAMQALPAPQREHLAAQVLIGTTGWLADEGAAAAGQSPFGGLVDATASHLAAALSVLACGVRFHSSTHQPLRDYERGFVKEGVGAGALLLLAQLRGWSCDDLVLDCEHALEQLSAAP; via the coding sequence ATGGACTCATTGCCCTCGATCCCCTCTGAAGCCTCGGTGTTGCCTGAGGGCTGTAAGCAGCTGGGAGGTCTCGGTGCAAGCGCTCTGGATGCAGCGGTTCTTCGTCCCTGGACCTCCACCGAGCAACCGCTGGATCTGTTGCTCGTTCTGGCGGCCACACGAACGGCGGAGCATGAGGGGATCTCTGCCGCTGGCTCCACCGTGGCTTCGCGGCGTTACACCGCCCTGGCTGATGCGGAGATTCTGATCCGTGGTCCGGCTGAACAGCGCCGTTGGCCCTTGCCGCCGCTGCCCGCTGGGGTCTCCCCCGCCCTGCTCAGTTACGTCGCGGCGCGACGCTTGAAGTTGACGCCGCAGGTGGCGGCCCTCGGCTTGGCCCAGAAACCCGATTTTCCCCACCTGGATATTGAGCCCCTGGATCAAGGGCCCTCAGCCTGTTTGTCCACGGGTGCGGCGATGCCTTTGCTGCGGGTGCAGCATTTGTGGCGACAGGGAGAGCTGCTGGGGCAGCGGTTGCAACGCCCCCTGGTGGTGGCGGAGTGTGTTCCAGGAGGCACCACAACCGCTCAAGCGGTGTTGACGGCCCTCGGTGTGGAGGTTGCCCATCTGATCAGCGGTAGTGCTCTTCATCCGCCGCAGCAGCTCAAGCAAGAGCTCGTTACCAGAGGGCTGCAGCGAGCGTCCCTTGGCGCGCATCCTTCGGCCGAGCAAATTCTGGCTGCTGTTGGTGACCCTTTTCAGGCCTTTACCGCAGGGGTCTTGGTGGGTGCGGTTTCGGCGGGACAACCGCTGTTGCTGGGGGGCGGTTGCCAGATGCTGGCTGTTCTGGCCTTGGCGATGCAGGCTTTACCCGCTCCACAGCGGGAACACCTCGCGGCCCAGGTGCTGATCGGCACCACCGGCTGGCTCGCTGATGAGGGTGCGGCTGCTGCGGGTCAGTCCCCCTTTGGCGGGTTGGTGGATGCCACCGCGAGCCACCTGGCTGCCGCACTGTCCGTCTTGGCCTGTGGTGTGCGTTTTCACAGCAGTACCCATCAACCCTTAAGGGACTACGAACGGGGCTTTGTGAAAGAAGGGGTGGGGGCCGGAGCCCTCTTGCTGCTCGCACAGCTGCGCGGTTGGTCCTGTGACGACCTAGTGCTGGATTGTGAGCATGCCTTGGAGCAGCTCTCAGCCGCCCCGTAA